DNA sequence from the Dehalococcoidia bacterium genome:
CGGTGTTGGCCTCAGTGTTGCTGATCAGGCCTTCCATGACCACCGAGTCCAGAATGACCTGGCCCTGGGTGACCGAATGAACGACTTGGGCCAGCTGTCCGATTCGATCGATGGAGTGTTTCAGTAAAATGGCACATCCTTTGGAGCTTCTTCGCGTAAACTCTCGCAGGTGCTTGATTCCTTGGATATCATAAAGGGTCGAGAGGATAACAATCCCAATGTCGGGGAACTGTTCACGAATGATCACCAACTGCTTGACGGTGCTGGGCTGTAGCATTTTGATGCCCAGAAGAAGAGCATCCGGTTGTGTTGCTGCCAGCATGGAGAGGATAATGTCTACCGTTGCACTGCTGGAAACCCCCATAACCTCGATCGTGGTCTCAGCCGGGAATGCAGACTTGTAGGCCTCCTGCAATATCTCCTGTTCCTCAACGATGTACAACTTGATTTTCTTAGGGCTGACCGCGGTACTGTCGTTCAGTTTGTCGACCACTGTTGGCGATTGTACAGCATTCATCAGATATCCTCCTTTTCAGGCCAAGATGGCAACTGGGGAAACACATAATCAGTAGTCGGGAGCTTCTCGTCATAAAATAGAGGTTGTCCCGTCCAATCGTTTTTCACCACATCACACCTGCATCTTCCATCCCTCACGTTTAACCCTCTCTTCTTCGCGTCTGAATAGCTCCTAGCGACGTGTATGGTCCTGCGATATTGCT
Encoded proteins:
- a CDS encoding response regulator transcription factor; the encoded protein is MNAVQSPTVVDKLNDSTAVSPKKIKLYIVEEQEILQEAYKSAFPAETTIEVMGVSSSATVDIILSMLAATQPDALLLGIKMLQPSTVKQLVIIREQFPDIGIVILSTLYDIQGIKHLREFTRRSSKGCAILLKHSIDRIGQLAQVVHSVTQGQVILDSVVMEGLISNTEANTVLLKELSHRELEVLSWMAKGYRNGTIAEMLCVDPKTIERHINAIYSKLSNVTDSKDPRVNSIMLYLKATGQLP